Proteins from a genomic interval of Thunnus maccoyii chromosome 1, fThuMac1.1, whole genome shotgun sequence:
- the marveld3 gene encoding MARVEL domain-containing protein 3 isoform X1, whose translation MENVSSGEGLSQHWSRQRTMPERGRHHQRSDEYAEYKSRDRDYSHNADHSMYDSRDRNQKPRDMDERGSAGDRRAKERRQRDMTTASHEGPPAYRGHDHQGPSRLSREMSVYHSEEEYNERQHKQALYNLRYILTGRGLCQLMEVFVNLLIIICAGVPYSNNGGYRDLASLGGIYYYHFGGANAFTGADAERVKELDLLFHQLKRPPYVFTMACGGVLMIYACAMLALGIFRVPFRWPPVLLGEALLNFLIGLGYIPALAFYFIKLRETYNNPICQEREKLYKSKGHKGFECQFHGADIAGGLFGVLGVFVFIFGAVLAVRAFRSVRELKKQRRNEDNHF comes from the exons GCAGAGGACGATGCCAGAGAGGGGAAGACACCACCAGAGGAGTGATGAGTATGCAGAGTACAAGAGCAGGGACAGGGACTATTCACACAATGCAGACCACTCCATGTATGACAGCAGAGATCGCAACCAAAAGCCCAGAGACATGGACGAGAGAGGCTCTGCTGGTGACAGGAGGGCCAAAGAAAGGAGACAGAGGGACATGACAACCGCCTCTCATGAGGGGCCACCTGCTTACAGAGGCCACGATCATCAAGGACCCTCGAGACT gtcCAGAGAGATGTCAGTGTATCACTCTGAAGAGGAATATAACGAGCGACAACACAAACAAGCCCTTTACAATCTCAGATATATCCTAACCGGTAGAG GTCTTTGCCAGCTTATGGAGGTATTTGTGaatctcctcatcatcatctgtgCCGGAGTGCCATACAGCAACAACGGGGGTTACCGTGACCTGGCCAGCCTCGGTGGAATCTACTATTATCATTTCGGTGGAGCCAATGCCTTCACTGGAGCCGATGCAGAAAGGGTGAAGGAGCTGGATCTGTTGTTCCATCAGCTCAAGCGACCTCCGTACGTCTTCACCATGGCCTGCGGAGGGGTTTTGATGATCTACGCCTGTGCCATGTTGGCCCTGGGGATTTTCAGAGTCCCTTTCCGCTGGCCCCCTGTGCTGCTCGGGGAGGCTCTGCTGAATTTCCTGATTGGCCTTGGCTACATCCCCGCACTGGCCTTCTACTTTATTAAACTGCGGGAAACCTACAACAATCCCATCtgtcaggagagagagaagctctACAAGAGCAAAGGGCACAAGGGCTTTGAGTGCCAGTTTCACGGCGCTGATATCGCAGGAGGTCTCTTTGGGGTgctgggtgtgtttgttttcatctttggCGCAGTGTTAGCTGTCAGAGCTTTCAGGTCAGTGCGGGAGCTGAAGAAGCAGAGGAGAAACGAGGACAATCATTTTTAA
- the marveld3 gene encoding MARVEL domain-containing protein 3 isoform X2, with translation MPERGRHHQRSDEYAEYKSRDRDYSHNADHSMYDSRDRNQKPRDMDERGSAGDRRAKERRQRDMTTASHEGPPAYRGHDHQGPSRLSREMSVYHSEEEYNERQHKQALYNLRYILTGRGLCQLMEVFVNLLIIICAGVPYSNNGGYRDLASLGGIYYYHFGGANAFTGADAERVKELDLLFHQLKRPPYVFTMACGGVLMIYACAMLALGIFRVPFRWPPVLLGEALLNFLIGLGYIPALAFYFIKLRETYNNPICQEREKLYKSKGHKGFECQFHGADIAGGLFGVLGVFVFIFGAVLAVRAFRSVRELKKQRRNEDNHF, from the exons ATGCCAGAGAGGGGAAGACACCACCAGAGGAGTGATGAGTATGCAGAGTACAAGAGCAGGGACAGGGACTATTCACACAATGCAGACCACTCCATGTATGACAGCAGAGATCGCAACCAAAAGCCCAGAGACATGGACGAGAGAGGCTCTGCTGGTGACAGGAGGGCCAAAGAAAGGAGACAGAGGGACATGACAACCGCCTCTCATGAGGGGCCACCTGCTTACAGAGGCCACGATCATCAAGGACCCTCGAGACT gtcCAGAGAGATGTCAGTGTATCACTCTGAAGAGGAATATAACGAGCGACAACACAAACAAGCCCTTTACAATCTCAGATATATCCTAACCGGTAGAG GTCTTTGCCAGCTTATGGAGGTATTTGTGaatctcctcatcatcatctgtgCCGGAGTGCCATACAGCAACAACGGGGGTTACCGTGACCTGGCCAGCCTCGGTGGAATCTACTATTATCATTTCGGTGGAGCCAATGCCTTCACTGGAGCCGATGCAGAAAGGGTGAAGGAGCTGGATCTGTTGTTCCATCAGCTCAAGCGACCTCCGTACGTCTTCACCATGGCCTGCGGAGGGGTTTTGATGATCTACGCCTGTGCCATGTTGGCCCTGGGGATTTTCAGAGTCCCTTTCCGCTGGCCCCCTGTGCTGCTCGGGGAGGCTCTGCTGAATTTCCTGATTGGCCTTGGCTACATCCCCGCACTGGCCTTCTACTTTATTAAACTGCGGGAAACCTACAACAATCCCATCtgtcaggagagagagaagctctACAAGAGCAAAGGGCACAAGGGCTTTGAGTGCCAGTTTCACGGCGCTGATATCGCAGGAGGTCTCTTTGGGGTgctgggtgtgtttgttttcatctttggCGCAGTGTTAGCTGTCAGAGCTTTCAGGTCAGTGCGGGAGCTGAAGAAGCAGAGGAGAAACGAGGACAATCATTTTTAA